The following proteins come from a genomic window of Alosa alosa isolate M-15738 ecotype Scorff River chromosome 2, AALO_Geno_1.1, whole genome shotgun sequence:
- the zgc:100829 gene encoding uncharacterized protein zgc:100829 isoform X1 has product MLQQILKDMYIEPELLEALSEEQKKTLFTKMRQEQVRRWNEREEKMEGEEAHRPKAKTGQSKSVSWLLGRDGDVQVFVIGEVDELKSKLIYTGLGERNTSSLCNNSRPCSTQAATFKSNLINRTSPDSVRSGRENHPPKTQAGIQLNLKDNTDEMKPSPPLQVPLQAQESQEDTESAPADAPADALVSPVSPPPAYRPHLRPGSTRPLLTAASLLKGLDRSGGSIRSSVGMGSSGSASALLSGTGSSGSSSNSSAPLVNTGSGSGSSSSSPLGGPGSRMPPAETQEPQSSRGKDFRVVTSKRALSVDEVGASASVVAPAAVPAAVPVAVPVVAPAAVTAADVCVGRGRVAQLMKTFSVCGETTPPVRSSKPPIPSKPNHLRMQQSASLR; this is encoded by the exons ATGCTGCAGCAGATCCTGAAGGACATGTACATCGAGCCGGAGCTGCTGGAGGCTCTGAGCGAGGAGCAGAAGAAGACGCTCTTCACGAAGATGAGGCAGGAGCAGGTGCGCCGCTGGAACGAGCGCGAGGAGAAGATGGAGGGCGAGGAGGCGCACCGGCCCAAAGCCAAGACAG GCCAGAGTAAAAGCGTGAGCTGGCTCCTTGGCCGGGATGGGGACGTGCAGGTGTTTGTGATTGGTGAGGTGGATGAGCTCAAGTCCAAGCTGATTTACACTGGGCTGGGGGAGCGGAACACGTCAAGTCTGTGCAACAACTCACG GCCTTGCAGTACTCAGGCTGCCACGTTTAAGAGCAACTTGATCAACAGAACATCTCCGGACTCTGTGCGATCAGGGAGAGAGAATCATCCACCCAAAACACAAGCTGGAATACAGTTAAATCTGAAG GACAACACAGATGAAATGAAGCCATCCCCCCCTCTACAG GTCCCTCTTCAAGCGCAGGAGTCACAGGAGGACACCGAGTCCGCCCCAGCGGACGCCCCAGCGGACGCCCTGGTCTCCCCGGTGTCTCCGCCCCCCGCCTACCGGCCACACCTGCGCCCCGGCTCCACCAGGCCGCTCCTCACCGCCGCCTCCTTGCTGAAGGGCCTGGATAGGAGCGGTGGCAGCATCAGGAGCAGCGTTGGGATGGGCAGCAGTGGCAGCGCTAGTGCCCTCCTCAGTGGCACaggcagcagtggcagcagcagtaaTAGTAGTGCCCCCCTGGTTAACACAGGCAGCgggagcggcagcagcagcagcagccccctGGGTGGTCCAGGGAGCAGGATGCCCCCAGCTGAGACGCAGGAGCCCCAAAGCAGCAGAG gtaaaGACTTCCGGGTGGTGACATCTAAGCGTGCTTTGTCTGTTGACGAGGTGGGTGCATCAGCGTCTGTGGTGGCACCGGCGGCGGTACCAGCGGCAGTGCCAGTGGCAGTTCCAGTGGTGGCACCGGCGGCTGTAACGGCCGCGGACGTGTGTGTGGGTCGGGGTCGTGTGGCCCAGCTCATGAAGACCTTTAGCGTCTGTGGGGAGACCACCCCACCAGTACGATCCTCAAAGCCCCCCATCCCATCCAAGCCTAACCACCTACGCATGCAGCAGTCGGCGTCACTCAGGTAG
- the zgc:100829 gene encoding uncharacterized protein zgc:100829 isoform X2, with product MLQQILKDMYIEPELLEALSEEQKKTLFTKMRQEQVRRWNEREEKMEGEEAHRPKAKTGQSKSVSWLLGRDGDVQVFVIGEVDELKSKLIYTGLGERNTSSLCNNSRTQAATFKSNLINRTSPDSVRSGRENHPPKTQAGIQLNLKDNTDEMKPSPPLQVPLQAQESQEDTESAPADAPADALVSPVSPPPAYRPHLRPGSTRPLLTAASLLKGLDRSGGSIRSSVGMGSSGSASALLSGTGSSGSSSNSSAPLVNTGSGSGSSSSSPLGGPGSRMPPAETQEPQSSRGKDFRVVTSKRALSVDEVGASASVVAPAAVPAAVPVAVPVVAPAAVTAADVCVGRGRVAQLMKTFSVCGETTPPVRSSKPPIPSKPNHLRMQQSASLR from the exons ATGCTGCAGCAGATCCTGAAGGACATGTACATCGAGCCGGAGCTGCTGGAGGCTCTGAGCGAGGAGCAGAAGAAGACGCTCTTCACGAAGATGAGGCAGGAGCAGGTGCGCCGCTGGAACGAGCGCGAGGAGAAGATGGAGGGCGAGGAGGCGCACCGGCCCAAAGCCAAGACAG GCCAGAGTAAAAGCGTGAGCTGGCTCCTTGGCCGGGATGGGGACGTGCAGGTGTTTGTGATTGGTGAGGTGGATGAGCTCAAGTCCAAGCTGATTTACACTGGGCTGGGGGAGCGGAACACGTCAAGTCTGTGCAACAACTCACG TACTCAGGCTGCCACGTTTAAGAGCAACTTGATCAACAGAACATCTCCGGACTCTGTGCGATCAGGGAGAGAGAATCATCCACCCAAAACACAAGCTGGAATACAGTTAAATCTGAAG GACAACACAGATGAAATGAAGCCATCCCCCCCTCTACAG GTCCCTCTTCAAGCGCAGGAGTCACAGGAGGACACCGAGTCCGCCCCAGCGGACGCCCCAGCGGACGCCCTGGTCTCCCCGGTGTCTCCGCCCCCCGCCTACCGGCCACACCTGCGCCCCGGCTCCACCAGGCCGCTCCTCACCGCCGCCTCCTTGCTGAAGGGCCTGGATAGGAGCGGTGGCAGCATCAGGAGCAGCGTTGGGATGGGCAGCAGTGGCAGCGCTAGTGCCCTCCTCAGTGGCACaggcagcagtggcagcagcagtaaTAGTAGTGCCCCCCTGGTTAACACAGGCAGCgggagcggcagcagcagcagcagccccctGGGTGGTCCAGGGAGCAGGATGCCCCCAGCTGAGACGCAGGAGCCCCAAAGCAGCAGAG gtaaaGACTTCCGGGTGGTGACATCTAAGCGTGCTTTGTCTGTTGACGAGGTGGGTGCATCAGCGTCTGTGGTGGCACCGGCGGCGGTACCAGCGGCAGTGCCAGTGGCAGTTCCAGTGGTGGCACCGGCGGCTGTAACGGCCGCGGACGTGTGTGTGGGTCGGGGTCGTGTGGCCCAGCTCATGAAGACCTTTAGCGTCTGTGGGGAGACCACCCCACCAGTACGATCCTCAAAGCCCCCCATCCCATCCAAGCCTAACCACCTACGCATGCAGCAGTCGGCGTCACTCAGGTAG
- the zgc:100829 gene encoding uncharacterized protein zgc:100829 isoform X3, with product MLQQILKDMYIEPELLEALSEEQKKTLFTKMRQEQVRRWNEREEKMEGEEAHRPKAKTGQSKSVSWLLGRDGDVQVFVIGEVDELKSKLIYTGLGERNTSSLCNNSRPCSTQAATFKSNLINRTSPDSVRSGRENHPPKTQAGIQLNLKVPLQAQESQEDTESAPADAPADALVSPVSPPPAYRPHLRPGSTRPLLTAASLLKGLDRSGGSIRSSVGMGSSGSASALLSGTGSSGSSSNSSAPLVNTGSGSGSSSSSPLGGPGSRMPPAETQEPQSSRGKDFRVVTSKRALSVDEVGASASVVAPAAVPAAVPVAVPVVAPAAVTAADVCVGRGRVAQLMKTFSVCGETTPPVRSSKPPIPSKPNHLRMQQSASLR from the exons ATGCTGCAGCAGATCCTGAAGGACATGTACATCGAGCCGGAGCTGCTGGAGGCTCTGAGCGAGGAGCAGAAGAAGACGCTCTTCACGAAGATGAGGCAGGAGCAGGTGCGCCGCTGGAACGAGCGCGAGGAGAAGATGGAGGGCGAGGAGGCGCACCGGCCCAAAGCCAAGACAG GCCAGAGTAAAAGCGTGAGCTGGCTCCTTGGCCGGGATGGGGACGTGCAGGTGTTTGTGATTGGTGAGGTGGATGAGCTCAAGTCCAAGCTGATTTACACTGGGCTGGGGGAGCGGAACACGTCAAGTCTGTGCAACAACTCACG GCCTTGCAGTACTCAGGCTGCCACGTTTAAGAGCAACTTGATCAACAGAACATCTCCGGACTCTGTGCGATCAGGGAGAGAGAATCATCCACCCAAAACACAAGCTGGAATACAGTTAAATCTGAAG GTCCCTCTTCAAGCGCAGGAGTCACAGGAGGACACCGAGTCCGCCCCAGCGGACGCCCCAGCGGACGCCCTGGTCTCCCCGGTGTCTCCGCCCCCCGCCTACCGGCCACACCTGCGCCCCGGCTCCACCAGGCCGCTCCTCACCGCCGCCTCCTTGCTGAAGGGCCTGGATAGGAGCGGTGGCAGCATCAGGAGCAGCGTTGGGATGGGCAGCAGTGGCAGCGCTAGTGCCCTCCTCAGTGGCACaggcagcagtggcagcagcagtaaTAGTAGTGCCCCCCTGGTTAACACAGGCAGCgggagcggcagcagcagcagcagccccctGGGTGGTCCAGGGAGCAGGATGCCCCCAGCTGAGACGCAGGAGCCCCAAAGCAGCAGAG gtaaaGACTTCCGGGTGGTGACATCTAAGCGTGCTTTGTCTGTTGACGAGGTGGGTGCATCAGCGTCTGTGGTGGCACCGGCGGCGGTACCAGCGGCAGTGCCAGTGGCAGTTCCAGTGGTGGCACCGGCGGCTGTAACGGCCGCGGACGTGTGTGTGGGTCGGGGTCGTGTGGCCCAGCTCATGAAGACCTTTAGCGTCTGTGGGGAGACCACCCCACCAGTACGATCCTCAAAGCCCCCCATCCCATCCAAGCCTAACCACCTACGCATGCAGCAGTCGGCGTCACTCAGGTAG